Genomic window (Chitinophaga parva):
TTGCAGGACGGGACATTGGCCGTAGGCCTGTTTAACCTGGCGGACGATGCGCAATCCATTACCCTGCATTGGAATGACGTGCAGTTAAACGGTCCGCAGCAACTGCGCGATCTCTGGCGGCAGCAGGACCTGGGTGTACAGAACGGCCAATATGCGGCAACGGTGCCGGCCCATGGCGTAGTGTTTTTAAAAATGAAACCGGCAAAATAGGAAACATGAAAAGCAACATCCATTTCAGCGCCATTATCATGTTATTGTTAATGAGCTTATGTGTGAAACCCGCGCGGGCCCAGCAGCACCTGGACCTGCCGCTATGGCCGGAAAAAGCCGGCACGGAAGACTATGCGGATGCAAAGCTCCAGGTATTTATCCCGGAAAAAAGCAACGGCGTAGCCGTAATTGCCTGCCCCGGCGGAGGCTATGCTTACCTGGCATTGGAAAAAGAAGGGACCAATTTTGCGTCCTTCTTTAATGAACAGGGCATTGCACTGATCGTATTGAAATACCGCCTGCCCAAGGGCCGTGCGGGTGTGCCGCTGGCGGACGCCCGGCGTGCACTGCAGCTGGTGCGGGAGCATGCAGACCAGTGGCATATTGATAAAAACAAAGTGGGCATCATGGGCTCCTCTGCCGGTGGCCACCTGGCCGCTACGGCCAGCACCCATTTGAGCGGGGAAGAGCGGCCTGCCTTCCAGGTCCTGCTGTACCCGGTGATCTCCATGGAAGAAGGGCTTACCCACGAAGGTTCCCGTAAATCCTTGCTGGGAGAGGCTCCTGGCGCAGCGCTGGTAAAGGAATATTCCAATGAACAACAGGTAACGGAACAAACCCCGCCTGCTTTTATAGCAGTGAGTGATGATGATAAAACGGTATCATCGCTCAACAGCATCCGTTATTACGAAGCGCTGCATGAAAAGAAAGTGCCGGTGTCACTGCACATTTACCCCACCGGGGGACATGGCTGGGCGCTGAATGATTATCGTTACAAACCCGAATGGACGGCGGAATTGAAGAAATGGCTGCAAACCTTGTCGTGGGCTCACTGACACGGATATACGGCGTAAATGACAGATGGTACATGATAGTAGTATTGAAGAAATATGTAAGCGCTTTACTAATGAGCGTGGCACTGGCCGGCAGTGCCCGGGCACAGTCAGGAAACGGAAACCTGCAGCCGGTGGCGGAAATAAAAAAGATAGGCGATAAGCTGATCAGGGAAACCCCCTTTGCCTACCGGCTGGTGGTACCAGCACGGAACCCCCGCTTTAACGGGCTATGCTTTGTAGATTTTGGAAAAAATTTTGGCACCGGGAAACCCGCGGTGGCTTATGCTTTTACCCAGCTTACGGTAGCAAGGGATACCACGCTGACCATTGAAATAGCGCACAACGATGCCTGCAAGGTATGGTGCAATGGACAGCTGGTGTATGAAAAAAGCGGTCACCCGGATATTGCCATTGAGCGGGATGAAAGAAGCATGGCGCTGCCGGGCTCCTTCCGCGTGCCGCTGCACCAGGGGAGTAATGACCTGCTGGTAAAGTCCGCCACCAGTGGCAAAGCATGGTGCGTGTTCCTGCAGCCACCCAGTGAACAGGATGCGGTGCTGGCCGTGGCCAGGGAATACCCGGAGCTGGGCCTGCAACACACGCGCAATGTGGATACCAGCGTGGCCGCAGTGAGCAACTGGTTGCTGGCAGGCCCCTTTGCACCCGGCATTGACGGGGTACACGCGCCCGAAAAGGAATTTCGCTTTGGGTACATGTACCCCGGGCTTACCGGGGCCGTGACCTGGACCATTCCTAAAACAGATGTGCTGGGGGATGTGATAAACGCACGCCCCTGGGGCACCACCTATCAGTGGAACTACCACAACGGGGGCGTGGCCTGGGCCATGCAGCAGCTGGGAGAAATGACCGGTGAAAAAAAATACGATCAATGGGCTACTCACTTCTGCGACTTCCAGATGGAAGGCATTCCATTCGTAGACTACCAGGTGAATAAGCTGCGGGCCTATAATGCGGCCAATGCCATGGTGATCAACTCGAAACTGCTGGACTTCACCCTGGCGCCCTCCCTGCCGCTCATCTACCGCCTGCGCAAAGAGAAAGGTTTCAGGAATGAAGCGGTGTACCGGGATTACATTGCCAGGATGATGGACTATGCAAAGACCGGCCAGCTCCGGAGCCCGGGCTATACTAACTATGCCCGTACCACGCCGGAGGTGTACACCGTTTGGGTGGATGATATGTTCATGGGCATTCCTTTCCTGGTGCAGGCAGGCCTTTATGCCAATGATGCAGCGCAGCGGAAATGGTTCCTGGACGATGCCGCAAACCAGTTGCTGGACTTTACAAAACAGGTATGGGATAAGGACGCACGCCTGTTCATGCATGCCCATTATTCCAGCCGCCCCCAGGTGAAGCTGCCTTACTGGTCCAGGGCCAATGGATGGGCCATCTGGGCTATGACGGAAGTGCTGATGGCACTACCGCCGGAACATCCCAGGTACAAGGCCATCCTGGCACTGTACCGCGATTTTTCCAGTTCCCTGGTGCGCTACCAAAGCCCGGAAGGGTTCTGGCACAACGTGATCAACCGGGATGATTCACCGGTGGAAGTATCCGGCACGGCCATCTTTACCATGGCCATGGCCAGGGGAGTAAGAATGGGATGGCTGGATAAAAAGAAGTTTACCCCGGTAGTGGAGAAGGGCTGGAAGGCCACGGCGTCTGAAATTGACGATGATGGCACCGTACACAAAATATGTGTAGGCACCATGTGCTCAGAAGATGTGAACTATTACATGCACCGGCCTTTTTATGATGACGATACGCATGGTTCCTTTGCCGTGATCTTTGCCGGGATGGAAGTGCAGAAAATGTTGGACCAGCAGAAAAAACAGTAAGATGGGAAAAAGACAGTTGTTGCTGGCGGTGCTATGCGGGTTGTCTGTCATAGCCTGTGCACAGCAAAGTGATATCCTGGCAAAGTCCCGCCCCTTAAGCAAAGCAGCCATTACTCTGCTGAAACAGGAGCTGGTGGAAAGCGATGCACACTATGATGCGGAAAAGAAGATGACCTGGACCGTGACGAAGGAAAAGCACTATCACAGTGACCTGGACAGTGGGGTGCGCGTGCATGACACGCGGGCTTCCATTCAGTATGCCGCCGCTTTGCTGCATACGGAAGATGTTGCATCCAGGCAGCGGGGCATTGATATCATCAGGGCGATCTTACCCCTGCAGGAAAAAGATCCCCAACGGGCTTTCTGCGGGGTGTGGCCTTATTACCCCGAAGATCCGCTGCCGGGCCGTAAAGCGCCGGTGGACTATAACTGGGCGGATTTTATGTCGGTGTCACTGATAGATATTGCACGCAATGCAAACGCCCACCTGGACAAGGCATTGCAGGCGCAAATCAAAGATGCCCTTATCCTGGCGGCCCATGCCATCATGAAGCGGGACGTAAAGGCAGATTACACCAATATCTGTATCATGGGTACTTACGTTTGCTACGTCGTGGGTGCGCTGTATGACCAGCCAGACATCAGCGCTTACGGCAAACATAAGCTGGCCTATTTTTATCAATACACGAAAGCAAACAAAGGCTTTACGGAATACAACAGTCCTACCTACACCGTGGTGGCCATGGACGAAGTGCTGCGCATGAAACAGGTGATCATCAACCAGGCAGACAAGCAGCTGGTGGATGAACTGTATACACTGTGCTGGCAGGTGATAGCCCGGCATTTTCATCAGCCCTCCGGGCAATGGTGTGGCCCTTACCTGCGGGCTTACAATGACCTGCTGACACCGGCGTTGAAGCAGTTATTTTTCTATGCATCCCAAGGCAGGATCAACCTGCCGGGCGATTATCCCCGCCAGCCCAGCGTACTGGTGCCGCATGAGATCCCGGCAGGTCTTGTTCCCGCCTTTGTGCAACAATCCTTGCCCGGCGTGCGCGTGGATACCTTCGTAGCCGGCAGGTTGCAGGTACCAAACCGGGTGGTGTATGCTGATACCACGCTGGGCGCAAGGGATGTAACAGGCAAGCTATATGTGCATCCCCAATACGCCCTTGCCTCCGCAAACCAGGGATTTCTCTGGAACCAATGCCGGCCGCTGATGGTGCATTGGGGCACGCCAGAACAGCCGTCCTACCTGCGTTTGCGCTTCCTGCATGATGGGTACGACCTGTCTGCCGCATGCATTAAAAGCGTGCAGGATTCCTCTTCGCTCTTGTCTATCCTGAACATAGCTACTGATGGAGGGGACAAACATCCTAACATAGACCCAATAAAGCACGCCATGCTTCCCGCTACAGACTTGCGTTTGCGGCTGGAGACCGGGGGCAATACCGGCGCAGCGGCATTCACCATTTCCTCCACTGACAACAATGAACTGTTGTTTACCGCCGGTTCCCTGCAGATGCGTATACAGGTGCCGTATTGCAATTGGGATGGCCTGCAGGGGCATTGGGAAACGGGGGGCGATGGAAACAGGAAATGGGCAGACTACGTGGTTTATGCCGGCCCTGGAAAAGTGTTTGACCTTGCTGCCATGAAAGCAGCCGTGATCGGCCTTTCACTCCATGTGTTAACCCCTGATAGCCCGGCTGGCCGTGACAGTATAGTTGCGGTCAACGATGGAAAATACCTCCGCTTGTCGCGCAGGGGAATGGCCGTAAAGGCGCTGCAGCAGCCTGCGGAAGCATTCCGTATTAAAAACGATTTTGAAACCGATGTGAAATAATATGCGAATAAGACCTTTATTATTGGGAACCATTTGTCTTTTTGTGATGCAGGCCGCCATGGGCCAGATGAAAGAGCCTCAGGACTGGCTGGGCTATGAGCAGGTATTGGGCCTGAAGAATGGCCTGAGAAGTTACGATTACGATGTAAACCTCATTTCATCCTCCGCGCCGGCAAACGTGTTCTGGCCGGGAGACCCTGTACGCCTGCAGTTCCAGCTGGTGAACAATACCAACCAGCCCATTCATGCAGATGCTAAAATATACGTGATCCGCTACGGCACCCGGGGCATTCCCAACGATATCTGGCTGCCCCAGATGGTAAAGCTGGATTACGAAAAAGTAGTACCTGTGAAACTGGACATTAACCCTAACGGGTATACGAATACTTCCCTGAGCGTTGATGATATTAAAGCATACGGGGGCTACGCAGTGGTGTTCGACCTGGGTAAGAACGGGCGCCGGCTGGGCACCAGCTTTGTGCTGAGCATGAAGCCCTCACCGGTGAAGATGCAGTATCCCAGGCAATCACTGGACTACCTGGGGGTGGACTTCCTGCAGCGCATGGGCGTACAGTCCATCCGCTATGGCGTGCCTTACATGGCCACTACCAATCCAAACTACCAGGCCTACCGGCAGGAGCTGAAGCGCCTGATGAAGAACTTCAAGGATAACAACATTACGGTGATGCTCATGTTTGGCGAAGGGCAAACGGCCCAGTCCATGCCATTGGGGATTAGCCGGCCCCACCTGGATAGCAGTGGCAAATTCCTGCGCACTAAACAGGACCTGGCGTGGATGCCGGACATGGATGAAGACTTTAAAAAATACGTAAAGGAATTGTGCATGGACTTTGGATGGCCCAATGGCCCGGTTACATCGCTTTGCCTCTGGAATGAGCCCTGGGAAGGATCTTCCATTTCCGGCTGGCAGGCAGACATGCTGCGCTACCGCGAGATCTATACCAAGATGGCGGAAGCCGTGCTGGAAGCGCGCAAGGAGGGAAGGGACGTGCTGGTAGGCGGTGGCGATTCCAACTCCAACGCATTGGATAAATTCTTTGCCGATGGCACCCAGGACATCCTGCCCATTTTTGATTTCCTGTCTATCCACTACCAGGGCATGGAATCGCCGGTGCTGTATCCTGAGTGGAACAAGCGGAAGGACTATAAAGGCAGGGTAAAGATCTGGGATACAGAAAGCTGGGTAGGCAATACCGACGATCGCATAGGCCCGGTAGTGGCGGCCAACCGCTCCGCGGGCTACGACCGCTCCATGGGCGTATACGGCGGTTACATGTACTCCGGCGATCCGCACCGCTCCGCGCAAACCATGACCATCCACACACCTTATGGCCTGGAAACCGTGCCCAAACTGCACAACACCTGGTCCACCGCGGCGGCCATGGGCGCCACGCAAAGCTTCATTGGTGACCGGGCGTTTAACCGCCTGCTGTTCACCAACGGCCTGCCCTGGGTGATGCTCTTTGATGGTTATAATAACAACAAGGAGGATGGCAGCATTGTAGTAACCGGCGATCTCGGAGATGCCTTTGGCCCCGCGCGCATCCTGTTCCGCAATGTGCGCAGTATCACCGAAGCAAAGAAGCGCCAGCAGCTGTATGCACGCCTGGACACCGCTACAGATGAAGCCGCGCGCAAAGTCATTACCACCGAGCTGGCCGAATATCATCCCATTACAGATGGAAAGATGATCGTGAAAGCAGATCCTGCTTTCCTGCTGTATGATTTTTATGGTAACAGCATCCCCCCGCAAAACGGGGTGTTCACCATTCCATTGAACTACCAGGGTTATTTCCTGCGGGTAAATGGAACGGCCAGCGCATTCAATAAACTGGTGGCCGCCGTGAACAATGCGCGCATAGAAGGTTATGAGCCGCTGGAGATCATCCCCAAAGACCTTACAGCGCCCATTGCCACCAAACCAACCATGGAACTGCAGTTGACCAACATCCTGAACCGCCCTGTGAAAGGGAAACTGCAGGTATCCCTGGGTGGACTGCAGCTGGCCTACCCGGAAACAGTGGCGTTGAAACCCCACGAAACCAGGACCATCCAGGTGCAGGTAAAGGGGGGCGAGGCAAACAAGGAAAATAACTACCCCCTGCAGGCTTATTTTGATGCAGGCAGCGATGGCTTTGCCGCGCACCGGGAAAACATGCATGTGAATTACATTGCTAAAAAGACTATCCGGGTAGATGGAGACCTGAGCGACTGGGCAGGCTGCATTCCGGAAACGATCAAAGGCACCGGCAAGGCCAGTATATCCATAACAGAAGCTGCATGGCACCCCTACGAAAATTTTGATACTACTGCCGATGGCCTCGCGAATACTTACACGGCCTATGACGACCAGTATTTTTATTTTGGCGCCAGGGTGGCAGATAAAACGCCGAACAAAGGCGCGCCCCGCTTTGCAA
Coding sequences:
- a CDS encoding alpha/beta hydrolase, whose amino-acid sequence is MKSNIHFSAIIMLLLMSLCVKPARAQQHLDLPLWPEKAGTEDYADAKLQVFIPEKSNGVAVIACPGGGYAYLALEKEGTNFASFFNEQGIALIVLKYRLPKGRAGVPLADARRALQLVREHADQWHIDKNKVGIMGSSAGGHLAATASTHLSGEERPAFQVLLYPVISMEEGLTHEGSRKSLLGEAPGAALVKEYSNEQQVTEQTPPAFIAVSDDDKTVSSLNSIRYYEALHEKKVPVSLHIYPTGGHGWALNDYRYKPEWTAELKKWLQTLSWAH
- a CDS encoding glycoside hydrolase family 88/105 protein; protein product: MIVVLKKYVSALLMSVALAGSARAQSGNGNLQPVAEIKKIGDKLIRETPFAYRLVVPARNPRFNGLCFVDFGKNFGTGKPAVAYAFTQLTVARDTTLTIEIAHNDACKVWCNGQLVYEKSGHPDIAIERDERSMALPGSFRVPLHQGSNDLLVKSATSGKAWCVFLQPPSEQDAVLAVAREYPELGLQHTRNVDTSVAAVSNWLLAGPFAPGIDGVHAPEKEFRFGYMYPGLTGAVTWTIPKTDVLGDVINARPWGTTYQWNYHNGGVAWAMQQLGEMTGEKKYDQWATHFCDFQMEGIPFVDYQVNKLRAYNAANAMVINSKLLDFTLAPSLPLIYRLRKEKGFRNEAVYRDYIARMMDYAKTGQLRSPGYTNYARTTPEVYTVWVDDMFMGIPFLVQAGLYANDAAQRKWFLDDAANQLLDFTKQVWDKDARLFMHAHYSSRPQVKLPYWSRANGWAIWAMTEVLMALPPEHPRYKAILALYRDFSSSLVRYQSPEGFWHNVINRDDSPVEVSGTAIFTMAMARGVRMGWLDKKKFTPVVEKGWKATASEIDDDGTVHKICVGTMCSEDVNYYMHRPFYDDDTHGSFAVIFAGMEVQKMLDQQKKQ
- a CDS encoding DOMON domain-containing protein yields the protein MRIRPLLLGTICLFVMQAAMGQMKEPQDWLGYEQVLGLKNGLRSYDYDVNLISSSAPANVFWPGDPVRLQFQLVNNTNQPIHADAKIYVIRYGTRGIPNDIWLPQMVKLDYEKVVPVKLDINPNGYTNTSLSVDDIKAYGGYAVVFDLGKNGRRLGTSFVLSMKPSPVKMQYPRQSLDYLGVDFLQRMGVQSIRYGVPYMATTNPNYQAYRQELKRLMKNFKDNNITVMLMFGEGQTAQSMPLGISRPHLDSSGKFLRTKQDLAWMPDMDEDFKKYVKELCMDFGWPNGPVTSLCLWNEPWEGSSISGWQADMLRYREIYTKMAEAVLEARKEGRDVLVGGGDSNSNALDKFFADGTQDILPIFDFLSIHYQGMESPVLYPEWNKRKDYKGRVKIWDTESWVGNTDDRIGPVVAANRSAGYDRSMGVYGGYMYSGDPHRSAQTMTIHTPYGLETVPKLHNTWSTAAAMGATQSFIGDRAFNRLLFTNGLPWVMLFDGYNNNKEDGSIVVTGDLGDAFGPARILFRNVRSITEAKKRQQLYARLDTATDEAARKVITTELAEYHPITDGKMIVKADPAFLLYDFYGNSIPPQNGVFTIPLNYQGYFLRVNGTASAFNKLVAAVNNARIEGYEPLEIIPKDLTAPIATKPTMELQLTNILNRPVKGKLQVSLGGLQLAYPETVALKPHETRTIQVQVKGGEANKENNYPLQAYFDAGSDGFAAHRENMHVNYIAKKTIRVDGDLSDWAGCIPETIKGTGKASISITEAAWHPYENFDTTADGLANTYTAYDDQYFYFGARVADKTPNKGAPRFATRDDDQYFYPDTSYMQSLYAMQSVLVKQPASAADTGALQLPGGGRALNYFENTATTRSIGMDIDLPLDKYTRTALYFPGVNQRNVSVVVYDRESGKELLSTNIENCWNGTYLNLDLAGKLRIRCSATSWDGWRNTTKLAGIFFDRSDKVMDAGNAKTGAAMVSKDFDTRGNWTGVYGKAGFYLPGAASSLAANVHCAPVSQDDLVTMVWPKGVRKFSYRKTGTLPDGSTGERFDNILIAFNVIPIGEDGMEAFPKGTMPRYTGYKCSDYEYALNTVASEYGGGFEIWRLLVPGMPRKHFFPRQPKSPYDGPVKDGKLVTVRKGNTLFTECAIPWSEIPDVKRVIDKGGKVKFSVRVNDDGAPAACMELARDRSVSKLNARAFHPDWKEHWANEVEFGVEK